In Bacteroidales bacterium, the sequence TTGAAACAGCTGGAAAACTATACGCAATACTTAACAAATAACTTATGAATATATTTAGAGCCGACCTTCATATCCATTCGTGCCTATCACCATGTGGTAGTTTGGATTCATCGCCTGCAAACATCGTGCAAGCGGCTATTGAAAGGGGGCTCGACATTATTGCTATTGCAGACCATAATTCACTACTACACTGTAAAATCACATCTGAAATAGCAAAGAAAAATGGACTTCATCTAATTTATGGAACTGAAGTAAATACTAGCGAAGAAGTTCATGCTCTTGCTCTTTTTGGAGATGAAACTTCGGCAGATGAATTTCAAAAATTCCTTGAATCAAATCTGACAAAAATTGAAAATGACCCTGTTCTTTTTGGCGACCAACCTGTTTTAGACATAGATGAAAACATCATAGATATGTATCCATGGTTACTAATTTCTGCATTACAAACAGATATTTATGAAACAATGGAGAAGGTACATAGTTTAGATGGGCTTTTTATTCCAGCCCATGTTGACAAAAAAACCAACAGCATTTACAGCCAACTAGGGATTTTTCCACCCGATATGAATTGCGATGCCGTTGAGATTTTCTTTCCTGAAAAAAAAGAAGAAACTTACAAACAAATGTTTATCCCAGAATCTATGCCATTTGTAGTTAATTCTGATGCTCACTATATTGAGGATATAGGAAAAAAACATTGCAATATGTATATGGAAAGACGAAATTGGGAAGAAATAAAAATGGCTATTAGATGCGAAAATAACAGAAAGGTTTTTTGGAAATGAAAGATTTATCTTTACACATATTAGATATTTCAGATAACAGCTTGCGAGCAAATTCTCAAAATGTTTCTTTTACTATAATTATTGATGATGACGGCATTTTAAGTTTAACAATAAAAGATGATGGAAAAGGAATGGAGCCTGAAATGGTAAAGCAAGTATTAAACCCTTTTTTTTCAACACGTACAAATAGGAAAATTGGATTAGGGCTTCCTCTCTTAAAACAAAATGCTGAAAAATCAGGAGGAAGTTTTAATATAGAATCAGAATTAGGAAAAGGAACTACGGTTACAGCAAAATTTAATACAAAAAATATTGATTGCATTCCTCTCGGCGATATAGCTGGGGTTATGACAATTATTTTCACTTCAAATCCAACAAAAAATATTGAATTTGAATATAAAAAAGCGGAAAATCAATTTTTTTTAAATACATTTGCACTTGTAAATATTTTTGGCGACGAAAATTTACAAGACGTTTGGATTCAAAAAGAATTAAAACAATTTATAAATAATAATATAAAATAACAGGAGGCTTGGTATGACCAAAGTAAAATCACTAGAAGAATTGAAAAAGCTAAGAGAAGCTTTTCAACAACAAATTAAAATTAGGCATCAAGGAGATACT encodes:
- a CDS encoding PHP domain-containing protein codes for the protein MNIFRADLHIHSCLSPCGSLDSSPANIVQAAIERGLDIIAIADHNSLLHCKITSEIAKKNGLHLIYGTEVNTSEEVHALALFGDETSADEFQKFLESNLTKIENDPVLFGDQPVLDIDENIIDMYPWLLISALQTDIYETMEKVHSLDGLFIPAHVDKKTNSIYSQLGIFPPDMNCDAVEIFFPEKKEETYKQMFIPESMPFVVNSDAHYIEDIGKKHCNMYMERRNWEEIKMAIRCENNRKVFWK
- a CDS encoding ATP-binding protein, whose translation is MKDLSLHILDISDNSLRANSQNVSFTIIIDDDGILSLTIKDDGKGMEPEMVKQVLNPFFSTRTNRKIGLGLPLLKQNAEKSGGSFNIESELGKGTTVTAKFNTKNIDCIPLGDIAGVMTIIFTSNPTKNIEFEYKKAENQFFLNTFALVNIFGDENLQDVWIQKELKQFINNNIK